The Lutibacter profundi genome includes a region encoding these proteins:
- a CDS encoding pseudouridine synthase, translating into MENTNNKHQHFIIFKPYGYLSQFTNNQTKRTNKKLLGELYNFPKNTMAIGRLDEHSEGLLLLTTDGKTSEFIRSSKVEKEYFAQVDGNITQEAIQKLKNGVEISTETGKYTTKPCLVFKLAQLPQLPKRAKKIRDERHGPTSWISITLKEGKFRQVRKMTAIVGFPTLRLVRIRIGTIHINNMIAGKVIEVNSFK; encoded by the coding sequence ATGGAGAATACAAACAATAAACATCAACATTTTATTATCTTCAAACCGTATGGCTATTTAAGTCAGTTTACAAATAACCAAACCAAACGGACAAATAAAAAATTATTGGGTGAATTATATAATTTTCCTAAAAACACAATGGCAATTGGGCGTTTAGATGAACATTCAGAAGGATTATTACTACTTACTACTGATGGAAAAACAAGTGAATTTATTAGAAGTTCAAAAGTTGAAAAAGAATACTTTGCGCAAGTAGACGGAAATATTACCCAAGAAGCCATTCAAAAACTAAAAAATGGTGTAGAAATTAGTACTGAAACTGGTAAATACACAACAAAACCATGTTTAGTTTTTAAACTTGCACAATTACCACAACTTCCAAAAAGAGCAAAAAAGATTAGAGATGAGCGACACGGACCTACAAGTTGGATTTCTATTACACTTAAAGAAGGTAAATTTAGACAAGTACGCAAAATGACTGCTATTGTTGGTTTTCCAACCCTTCGTTTAGTTAGAATTAGAATTGGAACAATTCACATCAATAATATGATTGCAGGTAAAGTAATAGAAGTAAACTCTTTTAAATAA
- the coaD gene encoding pantetheine-phosphate adenylyltransferase, which translates to MRRAIFPGSFDPITLGHVDIINRALPLFDEIIIAIGINADKKYMFSLEKRIFFIKENYKNEPKIKVETYSGLTTEFCKKLDVDFILRGLRNPADFEFEKAIAQTNRKMSTIETVFLLTSAETSYISSSIVRDILRNGGNVKDFVPKSVTTN; encoded by the coding sequence ATGAGAAGAGCAATTTTCCCAGGATCATTTGATCCAATTACCCTAGGCCATGTTGATATTATTAACAGAGCATTGCCATTATTTGATGAAATTATTATTGCAATTGGTATCAATGCAGATAAAAAATATATGTTTTCTCTTGAAAAACGTATATTTTTTATCAAAGAAAATTATAAGAATGAACCAAAAATTAAAGTTGAAACATATTCAGGTTTAACTACTGAGTTTTGCAAAAAATTAGATGTTGATTTCATTTTAAGAGGATTACGAAATCCTGCAGATTTTGAATTTGAAAAAGCAATAGCACAAACCAATAGAAAAATGTCAACCATTGAAACTGTCTTTTTACTAACTTCTGCAGAAACATCATATATAAGTTCAAGTATAGTACGTGACATTTTAAGAAATGGTGGAAATGTTAAAGACTTTGTTCCTAAAAGTGTTACTACCAACTAA
- the lpxD gene encoding UDP-3-O-(3-hydroxymyristoyl)glucosamine N-acyltransferase, producing the protein MKLFTIQEINEILKGEIIGVTNQKISGPEELQKASIHQITFIGSKKYLHLWEKSNASVAVVNDNLVVEPGENRALIKVKNADLAMAKILELFNPSPPHFDTEIHETAVIHKSAIIGSGCKIGANCYLGKDVILGDGVVLYPNVCIFDETKIGNNTVIWSGTVIRERCEIGSLCIFHTNVSIGADGFGYRPSEDGRGLIKIPHIGNVIIGNEVEIGANSAVDRAKFSSTIIGDGCKIDNLVQIAHNCVLGRSCIMAGSSGLAGSVTLGDGVIIGGSSSIKDHVTIHTGAVVGGGSGVMNDVAAGKTVVGYPAADARDMFKQWVLLRKMIKS; encoded by the coding sequence ATGAAATTATTTACAATACAGGAAATCAACGAAATTTTAAAAGGTGAAATTATTGGAGTAACCAATCAAAAAATTAGTGGGCCAGAAGAATTACAAAAGGCAAGTATACATCAAATAACTTTTATAGGAAGCAAAAAGTATCTTCATTTATGGGAGAAATCAAATGCATCTGTGGCAGTTGTTAATGATAATTTAGTTGTTGAGCCGGGAGAAAATCGTGCGTTGATTAAAGTGAAAAATGCCGATTTAGCAATGGCAAAAATTTTAGAGTTATTTAATCCTAGTCCACCACATTTTGATACTGAAATACATGAAACAGCGGTTATTCATAAATCAGCCATTATAGGTAGTGGGTGTAAAATAGGCGCAAATTGTTATTTGGGAAAAGATGTTATTTTGGGTGATGGTGTTGTTTTATACCCAAATGTTTGCATTTTTGATGAAACTAAGATTGGAAATAATACTGTTATTTGGTCGGGCACAGTAATTCGTGAACGTTGTGAAATTGGAAGTCTTTGTATTTTTCATACGAATGTAAGTATTGGAGCTGATGGATTTGGGTATAGACCAAGTGAAGATGGTAGAGGTTTAATAAAAATACCTCATATAGGTAATGTAATAATTGGAAATGAAGTTGAAATTGGTGCTAATTCTGCTGTAGATAGGGCAAAATTTAGTTCAACAATAATAGGTGACGGTTGTAAGATAGATAACCTAGTGCAAATTGCACATAATTGTGTATTAGGACGTTCTTGTATTATGGCAGGTAGTAGTGGTTTGGCAGGTTCGGTTACTTTAGGTGATGGAGTTATTATTGGAGGAAGTTCTTCAATAAAAGACCATGTTACTATTCATACTGGCGCTGTAGTAGGTGGAGGTTCAGGAGTTATGAATGATGTTGCTGCTGGTAAAACGGTTGTTGGTTATCCTGCAGCAGATGCTAGAGATATGTTTAAACAGTGGGTGCTTTTGAGAAAAATGATTAAAAGTTAA
- a CDS encoding D-alanine--D-alanine ligase, which produces MKKNIAIIMGGYSSEANISLKSGTVVYENISKEIYNTYKVHILKNKWVLVDDNNQEFPINKHDFTAEINRKKISFDCVFNAIHGHPGEDGTLLAYFKLIGLKHTSAPFYQMALTFNKRDCLSVVKQYGIKTATSYYIDKGDEINIHEIVSKVGLPCFVKPNNAGSSFGISKPKTTEEITPAIEKAFKEDTQILIEEFLDGPEITIGVLNFKGEIKVLPMTEIVTENDFFDYEAKYLGKSEEITPARISDEIHKKLKKTASQVYKILNMSGFSRAEYILVNNEPYFLEINTVPGLTDASLIPQQAAAAGISLEELFHNAIEMALNN; this is translated from the coding sequence ATGAAAAAAAATATTGCCATAATAATGGGCGGTTATTCTTCAGAAGCTAATATTTCATTGAAGAGTGGTACCGTTGTTTATGAAAACATTTCAAAAGAAATCTACAATACATACAAGGTTCATATACTCAAAAACAAATGGGTATTAGTTGATGATAACAATCAGGAATTCCCTATAAACAAACACGATTTCACCGCTGAAATTAATCGTAAAAAAATAAGCTTTGATTGTGTTTTTAATGCTATTCATGGGCATCCTGGTGAAGATGGAACTCTTTTAGCCTATTTTAAGTTAATTGGTTTAAAACATACATCTGCTCCATTTTACCAAATGGCTTTAACTTTTAACAAGCGTGATTGTTTAAGCGTGGTAAAACAATATGGAATTAAAACGGCAACTTCGTATTATATTGATAAAGGTGATGAAATTAACATCCATGAAATCGTTTCCAAAGTTGGTCTACCTTGTTTTGTAAAACCTAACAATGCTGGCTCTAGTTTTGGAATTTCTAAGCCTAAAACAACTGAAGAAATAACACCTGCCATTGAAAAAGCATTTAAAGAAGATACACAAATTTTAATTGAAGAATTTTTGGATGGTCCTGAAATTACTATTGGTGTTTTAAATTTCAAAGGGGAAATTAAAGTATTACCAATGACCGAAATTGTAACCGAAAATGATTTTTTTGATTACGAAGCAAAATATTTAGGGAAAAGTGAAGAAATTACACCTGCAAGAATTTCAGATGAAATACATAAAAAATTAAAAAAAACAGCATCTCAAGTTTATAAAATATTAAATATGAGTGGTTTTTCCCGTGCAGAATACATTTTAGTAAATAACGAACCTTATTTTTTAGAAATAAATACAGTTCCCGGTTTAACAGATGCAAGTTTAATTCCGCAACAAGCTGCTGCGGCAGGTATTAGTTTAGAAGAACTTTTTCATAACGCCATTGAAATGGCTTTAAATAATTAA
- a CDS encoding DUF1853 family protein, whose protein sequence is MDLNSKEIQLQYEGFLQTPLLWESENVFNLEQLKLFKKKVSVFEGNIQKKLRLGKRVERFVSNELNQYKAITILKENIQIQDGNTTIGEIDCLLKQQEQPIHLEIVYKFYLYDKTVGLTELEHWIGPNRKDSLVKKLTKLKEKQLPLLLKPQTKPTLEKLKIYVKEIKQLVYFKAQLFIPYQLKNNTFKLINNNCIKGFYIYFQELSQFSECKFHMPTKVNWLQETQTYVNWLSFEKFEQAIEVFMLSKTSPLCWMKQPNGKIYKIFIVWWR, encoded by the coding sequence ATGGATTTAAATTCTAAAGAAATACAATTACAATATGAAGGGTTTTTACAAACTCCTTTATTATGGGAATCTGAGAATGTTTTCAACTTAGAACAGTTAAAACTCTTCAAAAAAAAGGTGTCTGTTTTTGAAGGAAATATTCAAAAAAAATTACGCCTAGGTAAACGAGTGGAACGTTTTGTTAGCAACGAACTAAACCAGTATAAAGCTATTACAATTTTAAAAGAAAACATTCAAATACAAGATGGCAATACAACTATTGGAGAAATTGATTGCCTTTTAAAACAACAGGAACAACCTATTCACCTTGAAATAGTTTATAAGTTTTATTTATATGATAAAACCGTTGGCTTAACCGAATTAGAGCATTGGATTGGTCCAAACAGGAAAGATAGCCTAGTAAAGAAACTAACAAAACTAAAAGAAAAACAATTACCGCTTCTTTTGAAACCTCAAACAAAACCAACTTTAGAAAAACTTAAAATTTACGTAAAAGAAATAAAACAATTGGTATATTTTAAAGCACAACTATTTATTCCTTATCAACTAAAAAATAATACATTTAAATTAATAAATAACAACTGTATTAAAGGTTTTTACATCTATTTTCAAGAACTTTCACAATTTTCAGAATGTAAATTTCACATGCCAACAAAAGTAAATTGGTTGCAAGAAACTCAAACATACGTAAATTGGCTTTCTTTTGAGAAGTTTGAACAAGCTATTGAAGTTTTTATGCTAAGTAAAACATCTCCATTGTGTTGGATGAAACAACCCAACGGAAAAATCTATAAAATTTTCATTGTGTGGTGGAGATAA
- a CDS encoding M14 family zinc carboxypeptidase, giving the protein MKKIGFLILVLLLSCANPSPSKKNDFITTFEKSNGTETATYFETIAYYKKLANSYPEISIQEIGTTDSGYPLHLVIFSSSKEFDFNKLQQKNSILINNGIHPGESDGIDATMLLLRDIVQNPDKIKRLKNIILAIIPIYNVGGSLNRNSTTRTNQNGPKVYGFRGNARNFDLNRDFIKADTKNAKSFAEIFHKVNPDIFIDNHVSNGADYQYAITHLFTQHNKLGNDLGTFIEQKMRPKIEASLLKKGIIITPYVNVWGSTPKKGFSQFFDSPRYSTGYTTLFNTLGMMIETHMLKPYKQRVEQTYALMETLIDFTLKNGSKIKKLRKNATAKILEKEMYPISYEVDKSTFETFQFKGYESSYINSKVTTGKRLFYNQTKPYTKPVKYYNQFIASTKIKIPKAYILKNGWWRVLERLNNNNIKYTRFKKDTVISVSEQLIKNYKTRKTAYEGHYPHYNTTTITTKKQVQFNKGDVYIPTNQNGIRYMIETLESAATDSFFNWNFFDTILQQKEGYSPYVFEDIAEQFLIENPSVQKALDLKILNDEDFAKNVQAQLNFIYKNSPHYETAHLKLPIYKVF; this is encoded by the coding sequence ATGAAAAAAATTGGTTTCCTTATTTTAGTGCTTCTGCTTTCTTGTGCTAATCCATCTCCATCAAAAAAAAATGATTTTATAACTACATTTGAAAAATCAAATGGAACAGAAACAGCAACTTATTTTGAAACTATTGCATATTACAAAAAGTTAGCAAATTCATACCCGGAAATTTCAATCCAAGAAATTGGAACTACAGATAGTGGCTACCCTTTGCATCTAGTAATTTTTAGCTCCTCCAAAGAGTTTGATTTTAACAAACTTCAACAAAAAAATAGTATCTTAATCAATAATGGAATCCACCCTGGAGAATCTGATGGTATTGATGCAACAATGCTTTTACTTAGAGATATTGTTCAAAACCCTGATAAAATAAAACGATTGAAAAACATAATTTTAGCAATTATTCCCATTTATAACGTAGGTGGTTCACTAAACAGAAATAGCACTACACGTACAAATCAAAATGGACCAAAAGTATATGGTTTTAGAGGAAATGCACGGAATTTTGATTTAAACAGAGATTTTATAAAAGCCGATACCAAAAACGCCAAATCTTTCGCTGAAATTTTTCATAAAGTTAACCCTGATATTTTTATAGATAATCATGTAAGTAATGGAGCCGATTACCAATACGCCATTACACATTTATTTACACAACACAACAAACTAGGCAATGATTTAGGTACTTTTATTGAACAAAAAATGAGACCCAAAATTGAAGCTTCCTTATTAAAAAAAGGTATTATTATAACACCATATGTAAATGTTTGGGGAAGCACACCCAAAAAAGGTTTTAGTCAGTTTTTTGATTCACCGAGATATTCAACTGGTTATACTACTTTATTCAACACTTTAGGAATGATGATTGAAACACATATGTTAAAACCATATAAACAACGTGTAGAACAAACCTATGCTTTAATGGAAACTTTGATAGATTTTACTCTTAAAAATGGTAGTAAAATAAAAAAACTCAGAAAAAATGCTACTGCCAAAATTTTAGAAAAAGAAATGTATCCTATCTCATATGAAGTAGATAAAAGCACTTTTGAAACTTTTCAATTTAAGGGATATGAATCAAGTTATATCAATAGTAAAGTTACTACAGGCAAACGTTTATTTTATAACCAAACAAAACCATATACAAAACCCGTAAAATATTACAATCAGTTTATAGCTTCAACTAAAATTAAAATACCAAAAGCATATATTTTAAAAAATGGTTGGTGGAGAGTTTTAGAGCGTTTAAACAATAATAACATTAAATATACTCGTTTTAAAAAAGATACTGTAATTTCAGTAAGTGAACAACTTATAAAAAATTATAAAACTCGTAAAACTGCCTACGAAGGCCATTATCCTCACTACAACACAACAACAATAACCACCAAAAAACAGGTGCAATTTAACAAGGGTGATGTTTATATTCCTACAAACCAAAATGGTATTCGCTATATGATAGAAACTTTGGAATCAGCAGCTACTGACTCTTTTTTTAATTGGAATTTTTTTGATACAATACTTCAACAAAAAGAAGGGTATTCTCCTTATGTTTTTGAAGATATTGCTGAACAATTTCTGATTGAAAATCCATCAGTTCAAAAAGCATTGGATCTAAAAATATTGAACGATGAGGATTTCGCAAAAAATGTGCAAGCACAATTAAATTTTATTTATAAAAATTCTCCTCATTACGAAACTGCACACTTAAAACTACCTATATATAAAGTGTTTTAA
- a CDS encoding DNA topoisomerase 3, translated as MKVCIAEKPSVAREIATVLGATTKRDGYFEGNGYAVTYTFGHLCTLFEPNDYKPHWKSWNLNNLPMLPEIFQTKVSDNQGIQKQFKIVKNLFEKADVIINCGDAGQEGELIQRWVINEAGYRGKVERLWISSLTTEAIKEGFQNLKPSENYDNLYYAGFSRAIGDWLLGINATRLYTLKYGGYKQVLSVGRVQTPTLAMVVNRFKEINNFTPQHYWELQTLYREVLFNYEEGRFFKKEDGEILANKVKENNFEIVSITKKAGKEYAPKLFDLTGLQVYCNNKFGFSADETLKIVQKLYEQKVVTYPRVDTTFLPNDVYPKVEGILKKLTNYSTLIQPLFGKKIRKSTKVFNDKKVTDHHAIIPTGVQINLQYNQQQVYNIITKRFIAVFYNDCKVSNTTVIGKAADIHFKTTGKEILEKGWRVVFDTSTSLSTGSSTSNSNTKLEEKTEKGILPTFIKGEKGPHKPSFLEKQTKPPNQFSEATLLRAMETAGKQVDDEALRELMKENGIGRPSTRANIIETLFKRNYIERKKKQLLPTQTGIQLIEIIQNELLKSAELTGRWEKD; from the coding sequence ATGAAGGTATGTATTGCTGAAAAGCCTAGTGTTGCTCGTGAAATTGCCACCGTATTAGGAGCTACTACTAAACGAGATGGTTATTTTGAAGGAAACGGTTATGCTGTAACCTACACCTTTGGACATTTATGTACCTTATTTGAACCTAATGATTACAAACCACATTGGAAAAGTTGGAATTTAAATAATTTACCAATGCTTCCTGAGATATTTCAAACCAAAGTTTCTGACAATCAAGGAATTCAAAAACAATTTAAGATTGTAAAAAACCTATTTGAAAAAGCCGATGTTATTATAAACTGTGGTGATGCGGGTCAGGAAGGTGAATTAATTCAACGTTGGGTTATTAATGAAGCCGGTTATAGAGGTAAAGTTGAGCGTTTATGGATTTCTTCACTTACTACAGAAGCAATTAAAGAAGGGTTTCAAAATTTAAAGCCTTCTGAAAATTATGATAATTTATACTATGCTGGATTCTCTAGAGCCATTGGAGATTGGCTTTTAGGAATAAATGCAACTAGATTATACACGCTAAAATATGGTGGTTATAAACAAGTATTATCTGTTGGAAGAGTTCAAACGCCTACGTTAGCAATGGTAGTGAACAGGTTTAAAGAAATTAATAATTTTACACCACAACATTATTGGGAATTACAAACATTGTATAGAGAGGTACTTTTTAATTATGAAGAAGGTCGTTTTTTTAAAAAAGAAGATGGTGAAATTTTAGCAAATAAAGTAAAAGAAAACAATTTTGAAATAGTCTCTATTACTAAAAAAGCAGGGAAAGAATATGCTCCTAAGTTATTTGATTTAACAGGTTTACAAGTATATTGCAATAATAAATTTGGTTTTTCAGCTGATGAAACCTTAAAAATAGTTCAGAAATTGTACGAGCAAAAAGTGGTTACATACCCAAGAGTTGACACCACTTTTTTACCAAATGACGTATATCCTAAAGTTGAAGGTATTTTAAAAAAATTAACAAATTACAGCACTTTAATTCAACCTTTATTCGGTAAAAAAATAAGGAAATCAACCAAAGTATTTAACGATAAAAAGGTGACCGATCATCACGCTATTATTCCAACAGGTGTACAAATTAATTTACAATACAATCAACAGCAAGTTTATAACATTATCACCAAACGCTTTATTGCCGTTTTTTACAATGATTGTAAGGTTTCAAATACTACCGTAATTGGTAAAGCTGCTGATATTCATTTTAAAACTACTGGAAAAGAAATTTTAGAAAAAGGGTGGCGAGTTGTATTTGATACCTCAACTTCACTTAGTACAGGTTCTTCCACTTCTAACAGCAATACAAAACTAGAAGAAAAAACAGAAAAAGGAATTTTACCAACATTCATAAAAGGTGAAAAAGGACCTCACAAACCTTCATTTTTAGAAAAACAAACAAAACCTCCAAATCAATTTTCAGAAGCAACACTTTTAAGAGCAATGGAAACTGCAGGTAAACAAGTTGATGATGAAGCTTTACGAGAATTGATGAAAGAAAACGGTATTGGGCGCCCTTCTACCCGAGCCAATATTATTGAAACACTGTTTAAACGAAATTATATTGAACGAAAAAAGAAACAATTATTGCCAACTCAAACAGGAATTCAATTGATTGAAATTATCCAAAATGAATTATTAAAATCGGCTGAATTAACTGGAAGATGGGAAAAAGATTGA
- a CDS encoding (2Fe-2S)-binding protein, protein MVTLQINGEKYTIDVAPDMPLLWAIRDVIGLTGTKYGCGKGLCGSCKVLLDNSPVQSCVIPVSAAVGKNILTIEGTSKNLQLLQESWVELNVPQCGFCQPGQLIAATALLDKNKNPTDTDIEDAMIGNICRCGTYQRIKKAIHKTVELKNQHS, encoded by the coding sequence ATGGTTACACTTCAAATTAATGGAGAAAAGTACACTATTGATGTAGCTCCAGATATGCCTTTACTTTGGGCAATTAGAGACGTTATTGGGCTTACAGGCACAAAATATGGCTGTGGAAAAGGTTTGTGTGGCTCTTGTAAAGTTTTATTAGACAATTCTCCTGTACAATCTTGTGTAATACCTGTTTCAGCTGCTGTTGGGAAAAACATTTTAACCATTGAGGGGACTTCTAAAAATTTACAATTATTACAAGAATCTTGGGTGGAATTAAACGTGCCTCAATGTGGATTTTGCCAACCCGGACAATTAATTGCTGCAACCGCTTTATTAGATAAAAATAAAAATCCTACCGATACAGATATTGAAGATGCTATGATTGGCAATATTTGCCGATGCGGCACCTACCAACGCATTAAAAAAGCGATTCACAAAACTGTTGAACTTAAAAACCAACACTCATGA